From Scylla paramamosain isolate STU-SP2022 unplaced genomic scaffold, ASM3559412v1 Contig1, whole genome shotgun sequence, a single genomic window includes:
- the LOC135095845 gene encoding lysosome membrane protein 2-like, translating into MQLKVQVGVLVVVGVVLVAGSLVFHHFFHRVFGTMLEQRLMLVPGSKTLDNFKAPPVPIFMQFWLFNVTNSEAVMGGATPELQQVGPYTYEEKQLKYNLTFDDEEGTVTYLQNKTFFFRPELSPGVTLADRVTTINAVMIGLGNLLASRPAHFAAIAQVWFDRFGVTPFVTKTVRELLFDGYEEPLLLQLADLTGKPEHATGRFGFYRKNNTNDGTYTVYTGVRGMDHYQHIARWRGKPVINFWKPDVAGGDTCNMINGTAGSQFPRPVTRHTLLRLYVSELCRSIFAEYQRDVRHGALTLYRFVLPPRLLANTPENQCYCTDPFTCRASMINVAPCRNGAPVVMSTPHFYQGSAEDVAELRGLAPRAVEHETFLDVEPNTGVTFRAAKRIQVNIPLRQYASLPAFRAVPDVVLPVLWVNESAVVPLERTHALHRTLTLPFTLVTVGVGVLVTLGVVLLLVALIKVCLALRAERGGKNRRPQRDKDKTVTEKLNSRNYS; encoded by the coding sequence ATGCAGCTGAAGGTGCAGGTgggcgtgctggtggtggtgggcgtggtgctggtggcgggcAGCCTGGTGTTCCACCACTTCTTCCACCGGGTGTTCGGCACCATGCTGGAGCAGCGCCTCATGCTGGTGCCGGGCTCCAAGACCCTGGACAACTTCAAGGCGCCGCCCGTGCCCATCTTCATGCAGTTCTGGCTGTTCAACGTGACCAACTCCGAGGCCGTGATGGGCGGCGCCACACCCGAGCTGCAGCAAGTGGGGCCCTACACGTACGAGGAGAAGCAGCTCAAGTACAACCTGACCTTCGACGACGAGGAGGGCACGGTGACCTACCTGCAGAACAAGACCTTCTTCTTCCGCCCAGAACTGTCCCCCGGCGTGACGCTGGCAGACCGCGTCACCACCATCAACGCCGTCATGATAGGCCTGGGCAACCTGCTGGCCTCGCGTCCTGCACACTTCGCCGCTATCGCGCAGGTCTGGTTCGACAGGTTTGGCGTGACGCCCTTCGTCACTAAGACGGTGCGCGAGCTGCTGTTTGACGGGTACGAGGAaccgctgctgctgcagctggcGGACCTGACGGGCAAGCCGGAGCACGCCACGGGCAGGTTTGGCTTCTACAGGAAGAACAACACCAACGACGGCACGTACACGGTGTACACGGGCGTGCGGGGCATGGACCACTACCAGCACATCGCGCGCTGGCGCGGCAAGCCCGTCATTAACTTCTGGAAACCTGACGTGGCTGGCGGCGACACGTGCAACATGATCAACGGCACGGCAGGGTCGCAGTTCCCGCGCCCTGTGACGCGCCACACGCTGCTGCGCCTGTACGTGTCCGAGCTGTGCCGCTCCATCTTCGCCGAGTACCAGCGCGACGTGCGGCACGGCGCCCTCACGCTGTACCGCTTCGTGCTGCCGCCGCGCCTGCTGGCCAACACGCCCGAAAACCAGTGCTACTGCACAGACCCCTTCACCTGCCGCGCCTCCATGATCAACGTGGCGCCGTGCAGGAACGGTGCGCCCGTGGTCATGTCCACGCCGCACTTCTACCAGGGCAGCGCAGAGGACGTGGCGGAGCTGCGGGGCCTGGCGCCGCGCGCAGTGGAGCACGAGACCTTCCTGGACGTGGAGCCCAACACGGGCGTCACCTTCCGCGCCGCCAAGCGCATCCAGGTGAACATACCGCTGCGCCAGTACGCCAGCCTGCCCGCCTTCCGCGCCGTGCCCGACGTGGTGCTGCCCGTGCTGTGGGTGAACGAGAGCGCCGTGGTGCCTCTGGAGCGCACCCACGCCCTGCACCGCACCCTCACGCTGCCCTTCACGCTGGTCacggtgggcgtgggcgtgctgGTCACCCTGGGcgtagtgctgctgctggtggctCTCATCAAGGTGTGCCTGGCGTTGAGGGCGGAGCGCGGCGGGAAGAACAGACGCCCACAGAGAGACAAGGACAAGACTGTCACTGAGAAACTCAACAGCAGGAACTACAGCTGA
- the LOC135095849 gene encoding ADP-ribosylation factor-like protein 2-binding protein, translating to MDEGEEEGEVLAADTSQLSLHLDTLIGHIEDIILGDEFFKLREGFLHDHCQLFEDQEENKLEYMEVYQEYLQVIEGHLESELERRAPELQISTLLQTLSSSSSSSSGCEGEVFELLLTLSDFSAFKRDMLEMKKSEENDTTQLTDLLQVTSLK from the exons atggacgagggagaggaagagggagaggtgctgGCGGCGGACACTTCCCAACTCTCCCTTCACTTGGACACTCTAATAGGACACATAGAGGACATTATTCTGG GCGATGAGTTTTTCAAGCTGCGTGAGGGCTTCCTTCACGACCACTGCCAGCTGTTTGAGGACCAGGAGGAAAACAAGCTGGAATACATGGAGGTGTACCAGgagtat CTGCAAGTTATAGAGGGTCACCTGGAATCCGAACTTGAGAGGAGGGCACCAGAGTTACAAATCTCAACACTCCTTCagacactctcctcctcctcctcctcctccagtggctGCGAGGGGGAGGTGTTCGAGCTGCTCCTCACACTCAGCGATTTCTCCGCCTTCAAGAGAGACATGCTGGAAATGAAAAAG AGTGAAGAAAATGACACGACACAACTGACAGATCTCTTGCAAGTGACAAGTctgaaatag
- the LOC135095847 gene encoding vesicle transport through interaction with t-SNAREs homolog 1A-like produces the protein MATLMTEFQQQFATVTADITHKICQIATREEPEQRTLILEVEKLVDEAKELLERMELEVRDAEPAVRERLRAHIRGYQVELRRLEAECGRVRASAAAPGSSVRDELLGGGEGVSAGLSAGEEQRQALLDNTETLERTSARLTQGHKIALETEHIGAQILNDLHGQRQTLSHARQRLRETDSDLDQSSRVLGSMLRRTLQNRFVLYVAVGAVVVVILIAIYVEVTRH, from the exons atggcTACCTTAATGACAGAATTTCAGCAACAATTTGCCACCGTAACAGCTGACATCACCCACAAGATATGCCAGATCGCCACCAGGGAGGAGC cGGAGCAGAGGACGCTCATCCTGGAGGTGGAGAAGCTTGTGGACGAGGCGAAGgagctg cTGGAGCGTATGGAGCTTGAGGTGCGTGATGCGGAGCCGGCAGTGCGGGAGAGGCTGCGGGCACACATCCGGGGCTACCAGGTGGAGCTGAGGCGCCTCGAGGCAGAGTGTGGCAGAGTGCGGGCCTCAGCTGCTGCgcctg GCAGCAGCGTGAGGGATGAACTTCTTGGCGGGGGTGAGGGTGTGAGCGCTGGGCTGAGTGCCGGGGAGGAGCAGCGGCAGGCACTTCTGGACAACACGGAGACACTGGAGCGCACCTCGGCCCGCCTCACACAGGGACACAAGATAGCGCTGGAGACAGAACACATTGGAGCACAAATCCTCAATGACCTACACGGCCAACGCCAGACTCTCTCCCACGCGCGGCAGAGA CTACGGGAGACAGACAGCGACCTTGACCAGAGTTCCCGGGTGTTGGGGTCAATGCTGCGGCGAACACTGCAGAACAGATTTGTGCTGTATGTGGCGGTgggggcggtggtggttgtcatCCTTATAGCCATCTATGTTGAGGTCACCCGCCactga